The following are encoded together in the Candidatus Eisenbacteria bacterium genome:
- a CDS encoding ABC transporter substrate-binding protein yields the protein MPIRPLAALALGILVHAAAAADGAATKVIVRFNAVLMDALQHAEALGYQGRFDKIAVVVPQTFDVAFMAEKSIGRFWKPLSDADKARWVTLFKEFTAANYAGNLDKFSGQKFEVLSEEPDQNDTTVVHSKVVDPTNEDVELNYRLHDTPAGPRVVDVYLKGTVSELALRRSDYTSVLERDGFEGLLATVRGKIADLAAGRAKRQGA from the coding sequence ATGCCCATTCGCCCACTCGCCGCCCTCGCTCTCGGCATCCTCGTCCATGCGGCGGCGGCCGCCGACGGCGCGGCGACGAAGGTCATCGTGCGCTTCAACGCCGTCTTGATGGACGCCCTCCAGCACGCCGAGGCGCTGGGCTACCAGGGCCGGTTCGACAAGATCGCGGTCGTCGTCCCCCAGACCTTCGACGTGGCGTTCATGGCCGAGAAGTCGATCGGTCGCTTCTGGAAGCCCCTCTCCGACGCCGACAAGGCGCGCTGGGTGACGCTCTTCAAGGAGTTCACGGCGGCGAACTACGCCGGCAACCTCGACAAGTTCTCGGGACAGAAATTCGAGGTCCTCTCCGAGGAGCCTGATCAGAACGACACGACCGTCGTCCACTCGAAGGTCGTCGATCCGACCAACGAGGACGTGGAGCTGAACTACCGCCTGCACGATACGCCGGCGGGGCCGCGGGTCGTCGACGTCTATCTGAAAGGCACCGTGAGCGAGCTCGCGCTGCGGCGCTCGGACTACACCTCAGTGCTCGAGCGCGACGGGTTCGAGGGGCTGCTTGCCACCGTGCGCGGCAAGATCGCCGACCTCGCCGCGGGGCGCGCCAAGCGACAGGGAGCCTAG
- a CDS encoding VacJ family lipoprotein: MATLAIARAHAEAPDPLFDDDDTTDVATGFPDPIEPVNRVTFAFNQGVDRWVIDPVTRVYRFFVPPPGRRAIKRALVNLDSPVTFVNDMLQLEPVDALVTMSRFVINTTVGVAGLFDVAESLHLEGHQSDFGQTLALSGVPSGPYLILPVLGPTTARDGTGSLVDFLFRPTTYLLTPGGAVFVTTFTQQAPELLLGTLVRGSTEIASGFATRDAVGEGLAALEASSVDYYAALRNAYYQNRQALIWRRGPDHGPLAVARDALGSLSLGAPRGEVGDLAAHGGKQPLEPVALEH; encoded by the coding sequence GTGGCGACGCTCGCGATCGCGCGCGCGCACGCGGAGGCGCCCGATCCGTTGTTCGACGACGACGACACGACCGACGTCGCGACGGGCTTCCCCGACCCGATCGAGCCCGTCAACCGCGTCACCTTCGCGTTCAACCAGGGGGTCGACCGCTGGGTGATCGACCCGGTGACGCGGGTCTACCGATTCTTCGTGCCGCCCCCGGGACGCCGCGCGATCAAGCGCGCCCTCGTGAACCTCGATTCGCCGGTCACCTTCGTGAACGACATGCTGCAGCTGGAGCCGGTCGACGCCCTGGTCACGATGTCGCGCTTCGTCATCAACACGACGGTGGGCGTCGCGGGGCTGTTCGACGTGGCGGAGTCCCTGCACCTGGAGGGACACCAGTCGGACTTCGGACAGACGCTCGCCCTTTCCGGTGTCCCGAGCGGCCCGTACCTGATCCTGCCCGTGCTCGGCCCCACGACCGCGCGCGATGGCACCGGCTCCCTGGTCGACTTCCTCTTCCGTCCGACGACGTACCTGCTGACGCCAGGCGGCGCGGTGTTCGTGACCACGTTCACGCAGCAGGCCCCGGAGCTGCTTCTGGGGACGCTGGTCCGTGGAAGCACGGAGATCGCCTCGGGTTTTGCAACCCGCGATGCCGTTGGCGAGGGACTGGCGGCGCTCGAGGCGTCGTCCGTCGACTACTACGCCGCGCTCCGGAACGCGTACTACCAGAACCGCCAGGCGCTCATCTGGCGCCGCGGCCCCGACCACGGGCCGCTCGCGGTGGCGAGGGACGCGCTAGGCTCCCTGTCGCTTGGCGCGCCCCGCGGCGAGGTCGGCGATCTTGCCGCGCACGGTGGCAAGCAGCCCCTCGAACCCGTCGCGCTCGAGCACTGA
- the acpS gene encoding holo-ACP synthase has protein sequence MIGGVGVDLCEIRRIRRALTGTAGARFRERVFTADEQAYCEGRGRGRYESYAVRFAAKEAAMKVLGTGWSAGVGWRDLEVVRAEDAAPRLRLHGEAARVARRKRLVRWQVTLSHTRTTAIAWVLAETRS, from the coding sequence ATGATCGGCGGCGTCGGCGTCGACCTGTGCGAGATCAGGCGCATCCGCCGCGCGCTCACCGGTACGGCCGGGGCACGCTTTCGCGAGCGCGTGTTCACCGCCGACGAGCAGGCGTACTGCGAGGGGCGAGGTCGCGGCCGCTACGAGAGCTATGCGGTGCGCTTCGCGGCCAAGGAGGCGGCGATGAAGGTGCTCGGCACCGGCTGGTCGGCCGGCGTCGGGTGGCGGGACCTCGAAGTCGTGCGCGCCGAGGATGCCGCGCCACGCCTCCGCCTCCACGGCGAAGCGGCCCGCGTCGCGCGCCGCAAGCGTCTCGTCCGCTGGCAGGTGACGCTCTCCCACACGCGGACGACCGCCATCGCGTGGGTGCTCGCAGAAACGCGCTCGTAG